In Comamonadaceae bacterium OS-1, a single window of DNA contains:
- the sasA_7 gene encoding adaptive-response sensory-kinase SasA encodes MDKETVTLTFVGYALVGLAYVGFALRLLAMGVASPPRNKSALYLLFAVVFSAVWGVCQLLSIINLWWLLLGNLADVLRYGCWFGFMLALCRSSRDGKLPPGMVWLPVMAGGLVVLSLLTQTLAPFGFSALGDIRAMALMCAMALPVLALVLLEQIYRNVTEDSRWNVKPLSLGLAGLFLFDLYLYSQAVLFKHLDGDALSVRGAVHALMVLLLLLSTTRRRDWISSIRISQKAAFHSATLLVAGAYLIFISAVGYYVRYFGGEWGRALQVGVVFSALIALMVLALSGSFRAKLRVLVGKHFFRYRYDYREEWLKFTQTLSSNNAPQDMGQQVVRALADMLDSPGGGLWMKSTGEASFRQTAHWNLAATSVKEDAESSFCQFLVRSGWVINLEEYRSFSKRYGDLVLPVWLQDVIQAWLIVPLTAGGELIGFVVLARARTNIEVNWEVNDLLKTAGRQAASYLAQMRATEALLEVRKFDAFNRMSAFVVHDLKNIVTQLSLMLKNAKRLHANPEFQQDMLMTVENSLDRMRQLMLQLREGATPPGTAVGVDLGAIVQRISLVASKRDRHLEVTQADRIVTRGHEERLERIIGHIVQNAFDATDPSGRVWLTLDRHNGQARIEIGDTGQGMSEEFVQERLFKPFQTTKQAGMGIGAYESFQYVQELGGKILVNSALNKGTLVTLLLPLFEVHQGSDLHVLGTS; translated from the coding sequence ATGGACAAAGAAACTGTGACTTTGACCTTCGTAGGTTACGCCCTGGTGGGCTTGGCGTACGTAGGTTTTGCGCTGCGCTTGTTGGCCATGGGGGTTGCCAGCCCACCCAGAAACAAATCCGCCTTGTATCTGCTGTTTGCGGTGGTGTTCTCTGCCGTCTGGGGCGTGTGCCAGCTTTTGTCCATCATCAATCTGTGGTGGCTGTTGCTGGGCAACCTTGCCGATGTACTGCGCTACGGTTGCTGGTTTGGGTTCATGCTGGCGCTGTGCCGTTCCAGCCGGGACGGCAAGTTGCCCCCTGGCATGGTCTGGCTGCCCGTGATGGCGGGGGGTCTGGTGGTTTTGAGCCTGCTCACGCAGACCCTGGCACCGTTTGGTTTTAGCGCTTTGGGGGATATACGGGCGATGGCGCTGATGTGTGCCATGGCCCTGCCGGTGTTGGCCTTGGTTTTGTTGGAGCAGATCTACCGCAATGTGACCGAGGATTCACGCTGGAACGTCAAACCTTTGAGTTTGGGGCTGGCAGGCTTGTTCCTGTTTGACCTGTATCTGTACTCGCAAGCGGTTTTGTTTAAACACCTGGATGGCGATGCACTGAGCGTGCGCGGGGCGGTGCATGCCCTGATGGTGCTGCTGTTGTTGCTCTCTACCACCCGCCGCCGCGACTGGATTTCGAGTATCCGGATATCCCAAAAGGCGGCTTTCCATTCGGCGACCTTGTTGGTGGCCGGTGCCTACCTGATCTTCATTTCTGCCGTGGGTTATTACGTGCGCTACTTCGGTGGTGAATGGGGGCGTGCACTGCAGGTGGGGGTGGTGTTTTCGGCCCTGATTGCGCTGATGGTGTTGGCGTTGTCGGGGTCTTTCCGGGCCAAGCTCAGGGTGTTGGTTGGCAAACACTTTTTTCGCTACCGCTACGACTACCGGGAAGAGTGGCTGAAGTTCACCCAAACGCTGTCCAGCAACAACGCCCCGCAGGACATGGGGCAGCAGGTGGTCCGTGCGCTGGCCGACATGCTGGACAGTCCTGGCGGGGGGCTGTGGATGAAAAGTACCGGTGAAGCCTCATTTCGCCAGACGGCCCACTGGAACCTGGCGGCAACGTCGGTTAAAGAGGATGCGGAATCGTCGTTCTGCCAGTTTCTGGTGCGCAGTGGTTGGGTGATCAATCTGGAGGAGTACCGTTCTTTTTCCAAGCGCTATGGAGACCTTGTGCTGCCGGTGTGGCTGCAAGATGTCATACAGGCTTGGCTGATCGTGCCTTTGACGGCCGGTGGAGAGCTGATCGGTTTTGTCGTTCTGGCCCGCGCCCGTACCAATATCGAGGTGAATTGGGAGGTAAACGATCTGCTTAAAACCGCAGGTCGCCAGGCGGCAAGCTATCTGGCCCAGATGCGGGCCACTGAAGCCTTACTGGAGGTTCGCAAGTTTGATGCGTTCAACCGCATGTCGGCCTTTGTGGTGCACGACCTTAAAAATATTGTGACCCAGCTATCGCTTATGCTGAAAAATGCCAAACGTCTGCATGCCAATCCGGAGTTTCAGCAAGACATGCTGATGACCGTCGAAAACTCCTTGGACAGAATGCGCCAACTGATGCTTCAGTTAAGAGAGGGGGCTACGCCTCCGGGAACGGCAGTGGGCGTGGATTTGGGTGCTATCGTGCAGCGTATTTCCTTGGTAGCGTCCAAACGTGATCGCCACCTTGAGGTAACGCAGGCTGACAGAATTGTGACCCGGGGCCACGAAGAGCGCCTGGAGCGGATCATCGGACACATTGTGCAAAATGCCTTTGATGCCACAGACCCCTCCGGGCGGGTATGGCTGACACTGGACCGTCACAACGGGCAGGCCCGCATAGAGATTGGCGACACCGGGCAAGGCATGAGCGAGGAATTCGTCCAGGAACGTCTTTTCAAGCCGTTTCAAACCACCAAGCAAGCGGGGATGGGTATCGGTGCTTATGAAAGCTTTCAGTACGTACAGGAATTAGGAGGCAAAATTCTCGTGAATAGTGCGCTAAATAAAGGAACGCTGGTGACACTTTTATTGCCTTTGTTTGAGGTCCATCAGGGGTCAGATCTCCACGTATTGGGGACGTCATGA